The Comamonas piscis region GGGCTGCGCCGGCATTGGCGCCACCGCCCTGGCGTGGGCCTTGACCTTGCGATTGGCGCTGCTGACCACCTTGGCCACGGCCGTCTGCCGACGGATGGCGAGGAGCTTGGCGGCCATCGCGGCGTGGCGGACGTGGGTCGCGGCGGGCCTCCGAACCTTCGCCTGCAAATTCCGCAGCGCCTTCAGCGCGCGCGCCACCACGGGGGGCATTGCGCTTGGCATTGCCGCCACCACGCTGGCCACCGCCTGCGTTGCTACCAGGCGCACGAGCCACCTTGTTGGTGCGCACGCGCTCCATCATCTCTTGGCGAGCGGCCTTGGCGGCTGCTTGCATCACATCACGGCTAGGTGGCTTGCCGGCACCGCCCCAGATAGTCTGGCGGCCCATGGCAATCGGTTCGGCCCGTTCGCCGTCATCCGGGCCAAAGCCTTCCAGCAGCTGCACGGGGATGTCTTGCTTGGTGAAGCGCTCGATGTCCATCATGAAGCCTTCTTCATCCATGCACACCAGGCTCACGGCATTGCCTTCGCGACCGGCGCGGCCGGTACGGCCGATGCGGTGCACATAGTCTTCCGAGACATTGGGGATCTCGTAGTTGACCACGTTGGGCAGCTCATCGATGTCGATACCGCGTGCGGCGATATCGGTCGCCACCAGGGCGCGCAAATCGCCGGACTTGAAGCCCTCAAGGGCTTGCGTACGGGCGCTTTGGCTCTTGTTGCCGTGCAGAGCCATGGCAGTGACGCCATTCTTGCTCAAGAACTCGGCCACATTGTTGGCGCCAAACTTGGTGCGGGTAAAGACCAGCACCTGGCTCCAGTTGTTCTCTTGCACAATGTGCAGCAGGACCTGCTTTTTCTTGCCGCGGCCCACGGGGTGGATCACCTGCTTGATGCGCTGCACCGTGGTGTTGCTCGGGGTGACCTGGATCGACTTGGGGTTCTTCAGCAGACCGCTGGCCAGATCGCGGATTTCATCGCTGAAGGTGGCCGAGAACAGCAGGCTTTGCTTGTCCTTGGGCACCAGAGCCAAAACCTTTTTTACGTCATGGATGAAACCCATGTCGAGCATACGGTCAGCTTCGTCAAGCACCAGGATCTCGACCGTGGACAGGTCGAGGAAGCCTTGTTGCTGCAGATCGAGCAGACGGCCGGGCGTGGCGACCAGCACATCTACACCCTTTTTGATGCGGTCGATCTGCGGGTTCATGCCGACACCGCCAAAAATGACGGTGGATTTGATGTCGAGGTGGGTGGCGTAGAGACGCACGTTCTCTTCGACCTGGGCCGCCAGCTCCCGGGTGGGCGCCATGATCAAAGCGCGAATGGCCTTGTTGCCCCATTTGTTGCGGCTGCCTTCGGATTCGGTCAGGCGCTGCAGCATGGGCAGCGTGAAAGCGGCCGTTTTACCGGTTCCCGTCTGTGCGCCTGCCAGCAAATCGTTGCCTTGTAGCACGAGTGGAATAGCCTGGGCTTGGATGGGGGTAGGCGTGTCGTAGCCTTGCTCGCGCACAGCCTGCAGAATGGCTGGTGCCAGATTCAGTTCTTCAAAGTTCATTGGATCAGATGCGTCCAACCTGGACGCTGGGTATCGGCCATGTCTAAGCAATTTTTTGGAATAATTGCCGCCAGTCAGATAGGCAGATGGGTTCAAAGAGGGAGCCCGGAACTGTGTCCATCGTCCCCAGCATTAGCGCTGAAGTCCTAGGCAACTGGAGCCTTTGACTGCGGGTATTGTCGCATGCACCGATAATCCCCGGGTAGCCGCGATCAAAAATCGCATATTTTTTTACTGATTTACCAAAAGAACACATGGCTCAATACGTTTTTTCGATGAACAACGTCACCAAGACGGTTCCTCCGAAGCGACAGATTCTGAAGGGCATTTCTCTGAGCTTTTTCCCGGGCGCCAAGATTGGTGTGCTGGGTCTGAATGGCTCGGGAAAGTCCAGCTTGCTCAAGATCATGGCGGGCGTCGACAAGGAGTACGAAGGCGAAGCCATTCCAATGGCGGGTCTGTCGATCGGCTACCTGCCGCAAGAGCCCCAGCTCAACCCTGAGCACACGGTGCGCCAGGCGGTGGAAGAGGCGATGGCCGAGGTGAACAACGCCAAGGCACGCCTGGAAGAGGTGTACGCCGCCTATGCGGAAGAGGATGCCGACTTCGATGCGCTGGCTGCCGAACAAGGCCAGCTCGAAGCGGTCATCGCTGCAGCGGGCACCGACTCCGAGCACCAACTGGAGATTGCCGCTGACGCCTTGCGCCTGCCCGCCTGGGATGCCATCGTCGGCCAGCTCTCCGGTGGTGAAAAGCGGCGCGTGGCGCTGTGCAAGCTGCTGCTGTCCAAGCCCGACATGCTGCTGCTTGACGAGCCCACCAACCACTTGGACGCCGAATCGGTGGACTGGCTCGAGCAGTTCCTGCACCGCTTCACCGGCACCGTGGTGGCGATCACCCACGATCGCTACTTCCTGGACAACGCGGCCGAGTGGATTCTGGAACTCGACCGTGGCCATGGCATTCCCTACAAGGGCAACTACTCCGACTGGCTGCTGCAAAAGGGCAACCGCCTGGAGGCCGAGCAGAAGGGCGAAGAAGCCCGTGCCAAGGCCCTGAAGAAGGAACTGGAATGGGTGCGCCAGAACTCCAAGGGTCGCCAGGCCAAGTCCAAGGCGCGTATTGCCCGCTTTGAGGAACTGAGCGACTTCGAATACCAGCAACGCAACGAAACCCAGGAAATCTTCATTCCTGTGGCCGAGCGTCTGGGTAGCCGCGTGATCGAGTTCAAGAATGTCTCCAAGGCTTTTGGCGATCGTCTGTTGATCGACAACCTGAACATGAACATTCCGGCGGGCGCCATTGTCGGCATCATCGGCCCCAACGGCGCGGGTAAATCCACGCTGTTCAAGCTGATTGCCGGCAAGGAACAACCTGATTCGGGCGAGGTCGAGATCGGCCAGACCGTGAAGATGGCCTTTGTGGACCAGCACCGCGATGCGCTGGCCAACGACAAGACCGTGTGGGAAGACATCTCCGGCGGTCTGGACATCATCAACGTGGGCAAGTTCCAGATGGCCTCGCGTGCCTATGCGGGCCGCTTCAACTTCAACGGCCAGGACCAGCAAAAGAAGGTCGGCAACCTCTCCGGTGGTGAGCGTGGCCGTCTGCACTTGGCCAAGACCTTGATCCTGGGCGGCAACGTGCTGCTGCTCGATGAGCCATCGAACGATCTGGACGTGGAAACCCTGCGTGCACTGGAAGACGCATTGCTCGAATATGCGGGTACAGTGATGGTCATTTCCCACGATCGCTGGTTCCTGGACCGCATTGCGACCCACATCCTGGCGGCAGAAGGGGATAGCCAATGGGTATTTTTTGATGGAAACTATCAGGAATACGAGGCAGATAAGAAGAAGCGGTTGGGAGAAGAAGGGGCAGCGCCCAAGCGGATGCGCTACAAAGCCCTGAAGTAACCCACACCGTACGCCCGTCGCTTTATTGAAGCGGCGGGCGTTTTAACTGGGAGAGGTGAGACGTGGAGCAACGGGCTGTAACAGTTTTTGATACCTGTCTGGAGCAGGCATTGCAGGAGGCGGAGCCTTTGATGGCCGCCATGGGCAATGCGGCTTTGGCGTCTTTGAGCGCGCAATTGTCGTCTTGCAGCAACGCTGAAGATCAACAATTGTTGCTGCATGCGCAATTCCAACTGGCCAGCAAAAAAGCGCAGTTGCCGCTGGCCTATGCGCTGCGCTTGCGGCAGGCGGTGTTTGCCATTGCCAACGGCAAGCGTGAGGACTACCACGCGCTGATGAGCAGCCAGGCCCAGGCCGATGAACTGCTGGACGAACGCTACGCAATGCGCGCCCAGATTGAATGGGGCCGCATGCAAATCAACCTGCTGCAGCAGACCGAGCAAAGCCTGACAGGCCTGGAGCGCGTCTACCGCCCCTTGCGCAAGATCACCCGCTATTGGCGCAACGGCAACCCTTTGCACCACACCGTCTACCTGGACAGCCTGCAGGCCACCCTCAGCGATGTGGAAATAGCCGCTAATGCGACCGCGCTGTTTCTGCCCGACATGGTGGGTGTCATGGCCGACCACCTGCAGACCAGCTACCAGCGCATCATGACCTTGGCGATGAACAGCTATGCCGAGCTGTTGGCCAAGGCAGAGCTCAAGCGCCGCGTCGCCAAAGACAACACCCGCAGCTTTGTGCAGCGGACCAAGACCCTGTTCGACATCCCGGCGCATTGCCCGGTTGGTGCCGTCCGAGCCTACAAAACCTTGATTCCGGTGATGGAGCGCATGGCAGCCGAGGATGCCTCGTTCTGGACCGATGACGCCCACCCAGCGCGGGTGCTGGTGCAGACCATCGTCGACAAGGCGACGGTGCTCAAGGAAGAGGGGCGAGCATTGTCGGATCCCCAGTTCCCCCAACTGGTCACCGAATCCGTCGAGACCCTGTCTGCCTTGCCCCAGCCCCGCGCTGAGGATTTTGCCCAGGCCCTGAGCCGCTTTGGTGTCCACCTCAAGCCCCGGCTGTCATCAGCGCTGCAGGATGTCGATGATTCCGGTTACTCCAGCTCCATGCTCTTGGAGAGCCAATGGGGTGCTTCCGGCCTGATCAGCATCAGCCCCGAATCCGATTGGGGCCAGCTCGCACAGATGCAGGCCGCTGCCGAGCGCGAGCCCGTCGCAGAAGCCGTGCCGCAGCCCCAGCACAAGCAGCCCTTGATCGCTCCGGTATCTGCGCCGCAGACCCCTGGCGAAAGCACAGTAGCTGCGCCCAGCCTGGAGCAAATGGAGGCCGATGTCATGCTGCTGCTGGCCACCAGCCTGCACAGCTTTGACGTCGATCCCGCGCTGCTCGCGGCGCTGACGGGTGGCTGGCCCAAGGTCTTGCTGCGCGCGGCCGAGCGCTCGGGCATGGATTCATCGCATTTCCGCGCCTACCAGGAAGCCGTCGGCGACGTGCTGGCGCTCGCCGGGGCCCATGCCAACGCGGGCACGCACAACGATGCGGACATGCTGATCCCTTCGCTGCTGACGCGGCTGAAGTCGGGCCTGACCAGCATCGGTTGGATGCCTGAACGCATAGCGCCCGTGCTGACCGCTGTGGCCCAGATGGCGCCCAGTGCGTTGGTGGAGCTGCAGCTGGTGCAGGAAGAGGGGCGCCATGCGGTGCCAGCGGTGGCAGGTACCGCGCCCGCGTCGTCTGGCGCTGCCTTGGGCCTGTTGTCCGCAGCAGCGCCGTCTGCCTGGGGTGTCTTGCCGGAGGCGTCCGACGCAATGGGGGATGACGAACCCGCGATCATCGTCACTGGCTCCATGCTCGATGCCCCCAAGCCCGACAGCGTGGGGCTCTGGATTGGCGGCAAGCGCTTGGAGGCTGGCGTTTGGTTGGAGTTTTTGGGCCAGGGCGGTTGGGTGCCCAAGCAGCTGAGCTGGACCAATGCCCGCTCGACCATGTTCCTGTTTGTGGCCAGTGGCGGGGCGAGCCAATCGATCACGCGTCGCATGCTGGAGAAGCTGGCACAGGACCGCGCCGTGCGCCCGGTTTAGGGCGCCGCTTCAGAGGGGATTGGCACCTGGAGCCGCGGTGCCGTGGCACAATCCGGCGCTTGGCAGGCCACAAAGGCCCGCCGGGGCTGCAGCCGCACCAGGCTGCAGCCACCATAAGCCAACCGCCTGGATGTGCTCAGCGTCCAGGTGCCAAGGAGACACCATGAGCCCATCTACGCGCAGCCGCATCGCGGCCGCATGCCTGCCCACGCGCCGCAACGTTTTGGCCGCCAGCCTGCTGGGTGCTGCCGCATTGCTGCCATTCGCCTCCCAGGCCGCCGATCCCAAAAAATACCCCGAGCGCGCTGTGCGTGTGGTCGTCGGCTTTTCCGCAGGCGGCACCACCGATGTGGTGGCACGCATCATGGCCAAGGAGCTGACGGCCGAGCTGGGCCAGTCTTTTGTCGTGGACAACAAGCCAGGTGCTGGCAGCAATATCGCCACCGAGCAGGTCGCCCGGGCCGATAACGACGGCTACACCTTGCTGTTTGTGGCCGTCACCAGCGCCATCAACCAGACCCTGTACCCCAAGGTGCGCTTTGACCTGGAAAAGGACTTTGCGCCCGTCGCGCTGGGCGCCAAGGTGCCCAATGTGCTGGTGGTCAACCCCAATGTGCCGGTCAACAGCGTGCAAGAGCTGATTGCCTACGCCAAGGCCAACCCGGACAAGGTGTCCTACGCGTCCTCGGGCAGTGGCACCTCGATCCACATGGCCGGTGAGCTGTTCAAGATGCGCACGGGCTTGAAGACCCAGCACATCCCCTACAAGGGCAGCTCGCCTGCACTCACCGACCTGATGGGCGGCCAGGTGCAGTTCATGTTCGACAACATGCCCTCTGCCTGGCCGCATGCCAAGGCGGGCAAGCTCAAGGCGCTGGCGGTGACCACCACCAAGCGCTCGCCCACCGCGCCCGATCTGCCGACGATGGAAGAAAGCGGCATCAAACCCTTTGATGTCTCGTCCTGGTTTGGTCTGATCGCGCCGGCCGGCACGCCGCCCGAAGTGGTGCAAAAGCTCAATGCCGCGATGAACCGCGCCTTTGACAAGCCCCAGGTCAAGGAAGCCTACGAAAAGCTGGGCGCCGTGGCCGAGAAGAACACCCCCGAGCAGTTTGGCGCCTTCATCAAGTCCGAAGTCGCTGGCTGGGCGCCGGTGGTCAAGTCTTCAGGCGCCACGGTGGATTGAGGCCGGCCGCTTTTTGCACCGCACAGGCAGCTTCGGCTGCCTTTTTCTTGCCTGCTCTCGCCCTGGCGGCCCCCGTGGGCCGTGGGCTGCGTTACAGTCAAACGCTGGCATGACCCGCGCATTTCTCTCCTCCTGATGCAATCCTCCTCCTCCCACGCGATGACCCCCGGCCTGATGGTGATCCACAGCAACCATCCGGAGGCGCTGCGCGACCTGGTGGTGGCCTGGATGCAGCGCTACCCGCTGAGGCCGTTGGAGAGCGAAACCATTCTGGTGCAGAGCAATGGCATTGCGCAGTGGCTCAAGCTGTCGATGGCGCAGCCGGTGGCCGAGGGTGGTTGCGGCATAACGGCGGCGGTCGATGTGCAGCTGCCGGCGCAGTTTTTGTGGCAGGCCTACCGAGCCGTGCTCGGCAAGCAGGATGTGCCCGAGATATCGCCGCTGGACAAGCAGCCGCTGACCTGGCGGCTGATGCGCCTGCTGCCCGACCTGCTGACCCAGCCCGCCTTTGCCGCGCTGCAGCGTTTTTTGGCTGAGGACCATGACCAGCGCCGGCGCTATCAGCTGGCCGAGCGCATTGCCGATTTGTTTGACCAGTACCAGGTTTACCGAGCCGACTGGCTGCAGGACTGGGCCCAGGGTCGCGACCTGCTGCGCAGCGCGCGGGGCGATG contains the following coding sequences:
- a CDS encoding DEAD/DEAH box helicase encodes the protein MNFEELNLAPAILQAVREQGYDTPTPIQAQAIPLVLQGNDLLAGAQTGTGKTAAFTLPMLQRLTESEGSRNKWGNKAIRALIMAPTRELAAQVEENVRLYATHLDIKSTVIFGGVGMNPQIDRIKKGVDVLVATPGRLLDLQQQGFLDLSTVEILVLDEADRMLDMGFIHDVKKVLALVPKDKQSLLFSATFSDEIRDLASGLLKNPKSIQVTPSNTTVQRIKQVIHPVGRGKKKQVLLHIVQENNWSQVLVFTRTKFGANNVAEFLSKNGVTAMALHGNKSQSARTQALEGFKSGDLRALVATDIAARGIDIDELPNVVNYEIPNVSEDYVHRIGRTGRAGREGNAVSLVCMDEEGFMMDIERFTKQDIPVQLLEGFGPDDGERAEPIAMGRQTIWGGAGKPPSRDVMQAAAKAARQEMMERVRTNKVARAPGSNAGGGQRGGGNAKRNAPRGGARAEGAAEFAGEGSEARRDPRPPRRDGRQAPRHPSADGRGQGGQQRQSQGQGPRQGGGANAGAARGPRPENDRQPRADAHLGTQFGGTVDGRDHRRSGAAQPDPMRTSVDSMAERGRRGGFGGGNRNGGGGGGGGGGRGGRNHSFSR
- the ettA gene encoding energy-dependent translational throttle protein EttA, whose amino-acid sequence is MAQYVFSMNNVTKTVPPKRQILKGISLSFFPGAKIGVLGLNGSGKSSLLKIMAGVDKEYEGEAIPMAGLSIGYLPQEPQLNPEHTVRQAVEEAMAEVNNAKARLEEVYAAYAEEDADFDALAAEQGQLEAVIAAAGTDSEHQLEIAADALRLPAWDAIVGQLSGGEKRRVALCKLLLSKPDMLLLDEPTNHLDAESVDWLEQFLHRFTGTVVAITHDRYFLDNAAEWILELDRGHGIPYKGNYSDWLLQKGNRLEAEQKGEEARAKALKKELEWVRQNSKGRQAKSKARIARFEELSDFEYQQRNETQEIFIPVAERLGSRVIEFKNVSKAFGDRLLIDNLNMNIPAGAIVGIIGPNGAGKSTLFKLIAGKEQPDSGEVEIGQTVKMAFVDQHRDALANDKTVWEDISGGLDIINVGKFQMASRAYAGRFNFNGQDQQKKVGNLSGGERGRLHLAKTLILGGNVLLLDEPSNDLDVETLRALEDALLEYAGTVMVISHDRWFLDRIATHILAAEGDSQWVFFDGNYQEYEADKKKRLGEEGAAPKRMRYKALK
- a CDS encoding DUF1631 family protein codes for the protein MEQRAVTVFDTCLEQALQEAEPLMAAMGNAALASLSAQLSSCSNAEDQQLLLHAQFQLASKKAQLPLAYALRLRQAVFAIANGKREDYHALMSSQAQADELLDERYAMRAQIEWGRMQINLLQQTEQSLTGLERVYRPLRKITRYWRNGNPLHHTVYLDSLQATLSDVEIAANATALFLPDMVGVMADHLQTSYQRIMTLAMNSYAELLAKAELKRRVAKDNTRSFVQRTKTLFDIPAHCPVGAVRAYKTLIPVMERMAAEDASFWTDDAHPARVLVQTIVDKATVLKEEGRALSDPQFPQLVTESVETLSALPQPRAEDFAQALSRFGVHLKPRLSSALQDVDDSGYSSSMLLESQWGASGLISISPESDWGQLAQMQAAAEREPVAEAVPQPQHKQPLIAPVSAPQTPGESTVAAPSLEQMEADVMLLLATSLHSFDVDPALLAALTGGWPKVLLRAAERSGMDSSHFRAYQEAVGDVLALAGAHANAGTHNDADMLIPSLLTRLKSGLTSIGWMPERIAPVLTAVAQMAPSALVELQLVQEEGRHAVPAVAGTAPASSGAALGLLSAAAPSAWGVLPEASDAMGDDEPAIIVTGSMLDAPKPDSVGLWIGGKRLEAGVWLEFLGQGGWVPKQLSWTNARSTMFLFVASGGASQSITRRMLEKLAQDRAVRPV
- a CDS encoding tripartite tricarboxylate transporter substrate binding protein — protein: MSPSTRSRIAAACLPTRRNVLAASLLGAAALLPFASQAADPKKYPERAVRVVVGFSAGGTTDVVARIMAKELTAELGQSFVVDNKPGAGSNIATEQVARADNDGYTLLFVAVTSAINQTLYPKVRFDLEKDFAPVALGAKVPNVLVVNPNVPVNSVQELIAYAKANPDKVSYASSGSGTSIHMAGELFKMRTGLKTQHIPYKGSSPALTDLMGGQVQFMFDNMPSAWPHAKAGKLKALAVTTTKRSPTAPDLPTMEESGIKPFDVSSWFGLIAPAGTPPEVVQKLNAAMNRAFDKPQVKEAYEKLGAVAEKNTPEQFGAFIKSEVAGWAPVVKSSGATVD